From Micromonospora rifamycinica, a single genomic window includes:
- a CDS encoding homogentisate 1,2-dioxygenase translates to MPYYRSVGEVPRKRHTQFRQPDGSLYTEELMGQEGFSADSSLLYHRYPPTAIVAAEEFTPPGYTRLPNLPLKPRHLRTHKLDGAGADPVLGRRHLLANDDVRIGYALADRPSPLYRNATGDECLYVEAGTLRLESSFGALDLVAGDYAVIPTSTVHRLVPTGDTPVRLLTIEATGHIGPPKRYLSARGQFLEHSPYCERDVRGPDAPLLVDGTEVEVLVRHRARTATGTAWTRHVYAHHPFDVVGWDGHQYPWAFSIHDFEPITGRLHQPPPVHQTFAGPNFVICSFVPRKVDYHPDAIPVPYHHHNVDSDEMLFYTGGNYEARRGSGIEQGSISLHPSGFTHGPQPGAAERSIGVDFFDELAVMVDTFRPLDLCDAAVECEDPGYAWTWNRRP, encoded by the coding sequence ATGCCGTACTACCGCAGCGTCGGCGAGGTGCCCCGCAAGCGGCACACCCAGTTCCGCCAGCCCGACGGCAGCCTCTACACCGAGGAGCTGATGGGCCAGGAGGGCTTCTCCGCCGACTCGTCCCTGCTCTACCACCGGTACCCGCCGACCGCGATCGTCGCCGCCGAGGAGTTCACCCCACCCGGGTACACCCGGCTGCCGAACCTTCCGCTCAAGCCGCGCCACCTGCGCACCCACAAGCTCGACGGCGCGGGGGCCGACCCGGTGCTCGGCCGGCGTCACCTGCTCGCCAACGACGACGTCCGGATCGGGTACGCGCTGGCCGACCGGCCGTCCCCGCTCTACCGCAACGCCACCGGCGACGAGTGCCTCTACGTCGAGGCGGGCACGCTGCGGCTGGAGTCCAGCTTCGGCGCGCTCGACCTGGTCGCCGGCGACTACGCGGTGATCCCCACCTCGACGGTCCACCGGCTGGTCCCCACCGGCGACACCCCGGTCCGGCTGCTGACCATCGAGGCCACCGGGCACATCGGCCCGCCCAAGCGCTACCTCTCGGCGCGCGGCCAGTTCCTGGAACACTCGCCGTACTGCGAGCGGGACGTCCGGGGGCCGGACGCGCCCCTGCTGGTCGACGGCACCGAGGTCGAGGTGCTGGTCCGCCACCGGGCCCGGACGGCCACCGGCACCGCCTGGACCCGGCACGTCTACGCCCACCACCCGTTCGACGTGGTCGGCTGGGACGGGCACCAGTACCCGTGGGCGTTCTCCATCCACGACTTCGAGCCGATCACCGGCCGCCTCCACCAGCCGCCGCCGGTGCACCAGACCTTCGCCGGGCCGAACTTCGTGATCTGCTCGTTCGTGCCCCGCAAGGTCGACTACCACCCGGACGCCATCCCGGTGCCGTACCACCACCACAACGTCGACTCCGACGAGATGCTCTTCTACACCGGCGGCAACTACGAGGCCCGGCGCGGCTCCGGCATCGAGCAGGGCTCGATCTCGCTGCACCCGTCCGGTTTCACCCACGGCCCACAGCCGGGCGCGGCCGAGCGGTCCATCGGCGTCGACTTCTTCGACGAGTTGGCCGTCATGGTCGACACCTTCCGCCCGCTCGACCTCTGCGACGCGGCCGTGGAGTGCGAGGACCCAGGCTACGCCTGGACCTGGAACCGCCGCCCCTGA